Part of the Phycisphaerae bacterium genome, GTCCGAGTCTCCAATTGCACCCTACCTGGCAAACAGCGGCGCCTGGCCTTGGCTCTCAGTCGCGGCCTTGGTTTGCGCCGTAATGATTTACGCAATTTCGGTTCGTCGCCGCGCGTTGGCAATTTTTGCGTCGATGCGGGTTCAGGGATTCCTTGTGCCCTTTGTCAGTTGGCCGCGGCAATATTTTCGGGTCGCGCTGGTCACATTGGCGGCGCTCGCCGTTTCATTGGCGTTGCTCGGTCCTCGATGGGGTGTTTACTACGAGGAAGCGCGAATGAAACAGCTCGATCTGATGATCTGTCTCGATGTTTCTCGCAGCATGCTCGCCGAGGACGCGGGCATGTCGAGGCTGAATCGAGCAAAAGATGATATCAATCGCCTGCTGGACCGCATGGCTGGGGCAAGCATCGGACTCGTGGCGTTCGCCGGCAAAGCTCAGCTGGTTTGCCCATTGACGGATGACTATGAGTTCTATCGATTGGAGTTGGAGGATGTCGGCCCGCACAGTGCGCCGCTCGGTGGAACCAACATCAGCGAAGCCCTAATTGCCGCGCGCCGTAGCTTCGGACCTCCGGCGGCCAGGGAACGAGCGATCGTGCTGATCACCGACGGCGAGGATCAGGGAGGCACCGCGACGGACGAAGCCCATGCTGCATTTAACGATCAAAACATTCGAGTCTTCGCAATCGGCATCGGCGACGACCGGGACGGCGCCTTCATTCCGATCGAAAACGACGGAATGCGCTCGCTGCTTTCCTATCAAGGCGAGCCTGTCCGAACGAAGCTCAATCCGGAAAAGCTTCATGCGATCGCCCGCGCCGGCGGAGGCGAATACCAACCGAGCGGGCAGGTGACATCGCGTGAACGCACACTCGAATGGATTTACCGCAATCGCCTGCTTCCGAGCCTGAAGGAAAATGAATCGGAGCAGCAATCCGAGAGACTGTACGATCGAGCGCATTGGTTCGCCATTGCGGCTCTTGCGCTGCTACTAATCGAGATGTTCATGGACGACCGGCGCAGCACGCCGCTGGAGACCGAAATCGGCGGGAGTCTGACATGATTCGAGGCGATTTCGCGATCATGGGTGACGAGATGACTGGCGGGCAGCAATTGCCCACTCATGCAGTCCGCCCGAAAAGAATGTTCCCTGGCGTCGCGGTCATGCTCATCGCCGCGATCTGCCTGGCGCCGAAATTCGCGATGGCTGAAACGCTTCCCCGTGAGGCGGCGAGACTGATCAACGAAGGCGCGGCGCTCCTGGCCGCTGACAAGCCTGACGAGGCGTTGAAGGTGTTTGACCACGCGGCGGATCTTGCTCCGCGCTCGGCCGAGATTGCATTTAATCGAGGCATCGCGCTCTATCGTCTGGGAGAATTTGATAAGGCCCAGATCGCGTTTCAGAACGCGATCCGATCGCAGCGCCCTGATCTGGCGGCCAAAGCAAAATACAACCGCGCCAGATCGCTCCAGGAAAACGCGATTCGCGATCGACTTGAGCCCGAACGCGCGCTGAAACAACTGCAGGAATCCATCAAGCTCTACGACGAATCCCTGGCACTGAACAAGGACGACGCGGACGCGCGGCAGAATCGTGATTCCGCTGATCGCATGGCTCAGTACTTTACCTGGCTTTTGGAGCAA contains:
- a CDS encoding VWA domain-containing protein; translation: MSESPIAPYLANSGAWPWLSVAALVCAVMIYAISVRRRALAIFASMRVQGFLVPFVSWPRQYFRVALVTLAALAVSLALLGPRWGVYYEEARMKQLDLMICLDVSRSMLAEDAGMSRLNRAKDDINRLLDRMAGASIGLVAFAGKAQLVCPLTDDYEFYRLELEDVGPHSAPLGGTNISEALIAARRSFGPPAARERAIVLITDGEDQGGTATDEAHAAFNDQNIRVFAIGIGDDRDGAFIPIENDGMRSLLSYQGEPVRTKLNPEKLHAIARAGGGEYQPSGQVTSRERTLEWIYRNRLLPSLKENESEQQSERLYDRAHWFAIAALALLLIEMFMDDRRSTPLETEIGGSLT